The window AAGGCCCCCTCTTCGTCCAGGGGAATTCGCAGCACACTGCCGCCGGCGATGATGGCGGCGTAGATGTGCACCGGAAAGGCCGGGGCCGGCACCAGCACCGTGTCGCCGGGGCCGATGAGGGCCAGGCAGAGGTGGGAGATGCCCTCCTTGGAACCGATGGTGCACATCACTTCGGTGTTGGCATTTAGGGTGACGCCGTAATCCTTTTCGTAGCTCTTGGCGATTTCGATGCGCAGGTTGCGCATGCCGTCGGCCGCCGGGTAGCGGTGGGTTTTGGGATCGTTGGCCGCCTCCACCAGCTTGGATATCACCTGCTCCGGGGCCGGGTCCACGGGGTTTCCCATACCCAGATCGATGACATCGTCGCCCTGCCAGCGTTTTTCCATCTTCATCTGGTTGATCATGCCGAACAGATAGGGCGGCAGTTGAGACATCCGGCGGGCAAATTGAATCGGTTGTTTCCCTTTTTGATCCATCTTATGATCTCCTTTTAAACGAAAGCCCCGGACCGTTGCTTTCGATCCAGGGCTTTAAAGAGAACGCCACGGACCGACCGCTACAGCCCGTGGCGTGAAGTGAACGATTTGTCTGTTTTAATCGCCGCCTTCCGCCCGAGCCGTGCTGCGCGCGGCGGCCGCGGCGCCAAAAGTGTGTTTCATGGCAACCCTCATCTCTTTGAGGCAATATAGGTGCGGTGCCTCTATCTTGTCAACGATTAAGGCAGATAGCCAACGATTCTAACTGAATGTCATTCATTAAACCCGGCCCGGGTGGGACAGGTGGCCGATGCCGCACGCCAAGCGGTCAAGTGCCGGTAAAATGCACGGCGGGCGGCCCAGAAACTCGCTGCGCTCAAACAGTTTGGGCCGCTTGTCCGCCGTTTGCATTAAACCGGCACTAAGACCGCAGGCTCACGTGGCCCTGGCCACCTGTCCCACCCTGGCCTGCCATAACCGTTTCCATGCGATTTTTTTAATCAAACAACTTCTGTAATGCGCGCCCATCAAGGCAAATCACATTCAGTTAGAACTGCTGGCAGATAGCCAACGATTCTAACTGAAACACTGGACGATATTGCAACAATTCAATTTCATCGTTATGGTAGCGGCATGAAAAAAACACATATCCATCTCGTGCGTCATGGCGAAGTCCACAACCCTCGAAAAATCCTCTACGGCCGCCTGCCCCGCTTCGGTTTGAGCGCCAACGGCCGCAGGCAGGCCCGGGAGACCGGCCGTTTTCTCGGTGATCGAAAGATTCAGGCCGTTTTCTCAAGCCCCTTACTCCGCGCGCGTCAGACGGCCAACGAAATTCTGAGTTTCCAGCAGCGGCCAACCCTGCACATTTCCAACCATCTCAACGAGGTTCATACCTATTTCGAAGGCGTGCCCAGCGACCAGGTCGACCGCAAGCGCGGCGATATCTATACCGGTGCGGGTGAGGATTATGAACAGCCGGTGGATATTTTCCTGCGGGTTGAGAAATTCTTAAGGCGTATGCGGCGGCAATTCGAAGGGGAAGAGGTGGCCGCGGTCACCCATGGGGACGTGGTCACCTTCACCGCGTTGTGGGCCCTGGGGTGGGAGTTGGCGCCGCACAACAAGGCCCGGCTCAAGGCGGCCGGCTACCCGGTCGGCTATCCGGCCCACGCCTCGGTGACCACGCTGGTCTTTCGTTCCACGGCCTATGAGGAACGACCGGAAATCGCCTACAGCCAGCCCTGGCGGTAACCCGTAAACGAATCGGAGTGA is drawn from Desulfatitalea tepidiphila and contains these coding sequences:
- a CDS encoding histidine phosphatase family protein — its product is MKKTHIHLVRHGEVHNPRKILYGRLPRFGLSANGRRQARETGRFLGDRKIQAVFSSPLLRARQTANEILSFQQRPTLHISNHLNEVHTYFEGVPSDQVDRKRGDIYTGAGEDYEQPVDIFLRVEKFLRRMRRQFEGEEVAAVTHGDVVTFTALWALGWELAPHNKARLKAAGYPVGYPAHASVTTLVFRSTAYEERPEIAYSQPWR